One window of the Deferribacterota bacterium genome contains the following:
- a CDS encoding flagellar hook-basal body protein, protein MLNGLYVATSGLLAQENRVNSLSNNLANINTTGYKKEKPVFTMYLPRDKRYPQNIIRESLYNKSINSVVRLDDIYTDFQTGTLKETTNPYDLALGNENAFFVVDTPFGLRFTRDGNFTLNNEGVLVNQDGYPVLSSDYINNPEIVIPNDANVTFTEQGEVLIDNLLQNRLYIVSFNNLHNLQKVGRNMYQATNILPEEAENPELKQGFLESSNVNPVGEMVKMIDSLRSFERYQKAIDILDGANDIASNRLGRIS, encoded by the coding sequence ATGCTTAACGGCTTATATGTTGCCACAAGCGGTTTATTAGCTCAGGAAAATAGGGTCAATTCATTAAGCAATAATCTGGCAAATATAAACACAACTGGCTATAAGAAAGAAAAGCCTGTTTTTACTATGTATTTGCCAAGGGATAAGAGATATCCCCAAAATATTATAAGAGAAAGCCTTTACAATAAAAGTATAAATTCTGTTGTAAGACTTGATGATATATATACAGATTTTCAAACAGGAACATTAAAAGAGACAACTAACCCCTATGATTTAGCCCTTGGAAATGAAAATGCTTTTTTCGTTGTTGATACTCCTTTTGGCTTGAGATTTACAAGGGATGGTAATTTCACATTAAATAATGAGGGTGTTTTAGTTAATCAAGATGGTTATCCAGTTTTATCAAGTGATTATATAAATAATCCAGAGATTGTAATACCTAATGATGCAAATGTAACATTTACTGAACAGGGCGAAGTACTGATAGATAATCTATTGCAGAACAGGTTATACATAGTAAGCTTTAATAATTTGCATAATCTACAAAAAGTTGGTCGAAATATGTATCAAGCAACAAATATATTACCCGAAGAGGCAGAAAACCCAGAGTTAAAGCAGGGTTTTCTTGAATCAAGCAATGTTAATCCAGTTGGGGAAATGGTAAAGATGATAGATTCATTGCGTAGTTTTGAGCGCTACCAAAAAGCAATAGATATCTTAGATGGGGCAAATGACATTGCGTCAAATAGGTTAGGTAGAATTTCTTAA